The genome window GTGGACGTCTTTGGTCAAGATAAAGTGGGTGTACGGTTTGCACCATTGTTTGAGAGCACTAATGATGACCGAGTATACCTAGGCTTAGTGGAAAGCGATCCACTGACCACCTACATCGAGGCCATTAAACGCTTAGACGCGGCCGGCATTGCCTATTTATCACTCGCAGAGGCCGATTGGGATAATGCACCAGACTTACCGGAAACCTTCTATCAAGCAGCGCGTCGCCACTTTTCTGGTCGTATCCTCTATGCGGGTCGTTATACCCAGCAAAAAGCACAATGGATGCTCGATAATAATTATGGCGATTTATTTGGCTTTGGTCGCCCGTTTATTGCCAATCCTGATTTGCCTGAGCGTTTTCGTCACGGCTGGCCACTCAATGATGTGGATTCAGCCACCATGTATGGTGGTACCGATATTGGCTATAGCGATTACCCAACTTATCAAGAGCAATAATATAAACCGATACATTGAGCTTATTTAAGCCCCTATGATGCCGATATAACGTTCGTTATGAAATGTTATATCGGTTTTTAACACTAGCGACACAGCAATAATAATTCCCCGTTCCAAAAGAGCAGAAATCTGGTCTCTTCTGCCCTCGGTCAACTGCTGATAATTCATGGTAGTACTGCTTGTTTCTTTGGCGAGAAGAGCATACCACTTTCAGCAGTTGGCTTCCTCTTCTACACCTTGCCATGAATGTCGCACTTATTATCTGAAATCGGGTCAAATTAACTCACTATTTTAACAGATTCTTGTAATGGAATGATGTCTTCAATTCCTGTATTGCTGGCCACACAATAAGTTTTCCCTTGTAATTTAGCATGATACATGGCCGTATCTGCTGCATGTATCAAAGCTTCCACCGTATCACCATTATCTGGGTATACCGCCACGCCGATACTATATTTCAAGTTGATTGATATATTTTGAATCGTAAAAGGGGTATTGCGCGTCACTTTCAAACGTACCACTAAATCGGAAATCTCAGAGATATCCTTAATTGAGGACACAAATAAAAATTCATCACCACCTAAACGAGCAATCATTTCATTACCTTGTAAGGCGCCTGCGAGCCGAGCTGCAACTTGCTGCAATAATTGATCACCAAAATTATGACCATAAGTATCACCCAATTTCAGATAATAAGTGCGACATTCATGGAAATATGTAGAAGAGGAAGCCAACTGCTGAAAGTGGTACGCTCTTCTCGCCAAAGAAACAAGCAGTACTACCATGAATTATCAACAGTTGACCGAAGGCAGAAGATACCAGATTTCTGCTCTTTTGGAACGGGGAATTTCGGTTCCTGAAATAGCTAAAACAGTTCAGTGCCACCGCTCGACGGTATACCGTGAGCTTAAACGCGGTCGGAAGGGAGAGCATTATTGCCCTAACGAAGCCCAGATGTCGTCTACCAAAAAGCGCAAAACAGCACGTAAATACCGAATACCAAAGGAACGTGTCGATTTTATCCGCCTTCTTTTAGAAACAGATTGGAGTCCAAAGCAGATTTCTAATGTATTAACGAAAATTGGTGCATCTGTCAGTCATGAGTGGATCTATCGCTTTGTTGCTCAAGATAAACGCTTGGGCGGTAAGTTATATCGTCACTTGAGACAAGGTCATAAGCGGTATCGCCGAGGTAAACAAGAGAAAGCTCCAGCGATAAAAAATGCCGTTTCGATTGATGATAGACCAAGCATCGTTGACAGTAAGGAGCGGTTTGGTGACTGGGAAATCGACACTGTGCTAGGTAAGCATGGTACAGGTGCAATGGTGACTATTTTAGAGCGTAAGACTCGATTTTACGTGGTAAAGAAAGTGCCATCTAAGTCAGCGGATGATGTCACCAAAGCGACAATAGAGCTACTGAAGCCCTATAAGAAACATGTCCATACCATTACGGCAGATAACGGGCGAGAGTTTGCAGGTCATGAAACCATCGCAAAAGAATTAAAGGCTGATGTGTACTTTGCTCATCCGTACAGTTCTTGGGAGCGTGGTGCTAATGAGAATGCGAACGGTCTTTTAAGGCAATATGTGAAGAAAGGAACCGATCTAACGACAGTGACGGACATCGATATAGAGTTCGCTTTATCGCGGATAAATTACCGTCCGAGAAAGTGTTTAGGCTTCAAGCAGGCAGCCATTATATTTGAGGAGATGGCTTTAGCTTCTTGATATTGGAGAGTGTCGCACTTCGCAGTTGAATTCGGGATTAATATACTTTTATATATTAAAATCTCATGCATCACACATAACACTGGGTACGGAGAAATAGCCACGACTAGGATAGGATTTTCGAGTTGATACTCCGGTTACACCGCTCCCTAGCCCTTACATTGGTATGGGGTCACTCCACCGCCGCCGGTTCCACGCTGTGTGAATTTTGCATAGATAATGCTTGCAGCAATGGTATCACCTGCTGTAATAACTCCGCTTGCGATTGTTGCTGCGTCGCGCTCGCAGCGGATTTCATCTCTATATGCTGTGATTTTAACGCCTGATAAGCCTGGACAATGACTTTTTTAATGCGAGGAAATTGCTGCTCATGAGTGTCACTGACATGAGAGATCACATGACGTTCATTAGCACTGATTAACTCATAAAGCTCTGATAATTTCTCAGTCACAACCGCGTAAGCCACATTGTCTGCATGGCGATCTTGCTGATAGTGCTGTTGCCAAGTGTGTAATGATGTATCCAGCGCTTGCGTAAGTGCAGATTGCATATTCCCAAGGGCGTCTTCTGCCTTGTGAGAGCTGGCCAGCATTTGATTTTCAATATAATCACGACTATTACGCACTTCAGATTCAATATACTCGTTGGTTTTAATGATAGTATGCTGCACGCTGTCATTAACCGCCATGAGTTTATTTTGCGTTTCGTCACTGATTTTTTTGTATTGCCGGTGCATTGCAAAGCCTTGCTCTTGCAAGGTCTTACTCAATTCTTGACTGAAC of Vibrio zhugei contains these proteins:
- a CDS encoding diguanylate cyclase domain-containing protein is translated as MVVLLVSLARRAYHFQQLASSSTYFHECRTYYLKLGDTYGHNFGDQLLQQVAARLAGALQGNEMIARLGGDEFLFVSSIKDISEISDLVVRLKVTRNTPFTIQNISINLKYSIGVAVYPDNGDTVEALIHAADTAMYHAKLQGKTYCVASNTGIEDIIPLQESVKIVS
- a CDS encoding IS30 family transposase; amino-acid sequence: MNYQQLTEGRRYQISALLERGISVPEIAKTVQCHRSTVYRELKRGRKGEHYCPNEAQMSSTKKRKTARKYRIPKERVDFIRLLLETDWSPKQISNVLTKIGASVSHEWIYRFVAQDKRLGGKLYRHLRQGHKRYRRGKQEKAPAIKNAVSIDDRPSIVDSKERFGDWEIDTVLGKHGTGAMVTILERKTRFYVVKKVPSKSADDVTKATIELLKPYKKHVHTITADNGREFAGHETIAKELKADVYFAHPYSSWERGANENANGLLRQYVKKGTDLTTVTDIDIEFALSRINYRPRKCLGFKQAAIIFEEMALAS